A window of the Streptomyces sp. JB150 genome harbors these coding sequences:
- a CDS encoding beta-ketoacyl-[acyl-carrier-protein] synthase family protein — MSRRVVVTGVGAVTPLGNDAPSTWRGLVEGRSGVGRLTTIDTTGFDVTIAGEVKGFRLQDAVPGSVGLRHLLRPGTFGVGAAWEALRDAGVDQDTYDGADMGVAMGACVDRPDLQWLVDVGALRDRTGRADAFSAYAPSDALAYSQNIASAAMARMVDATGPMLGVSTACSASGHAVGEAFRTLQEGDATLMLAGGYDSLTTWLDVLCFGLLGALTKEYNDDPQRASRPFDDKRSGFVLGEGGVVLVLEELEAARARGARILAEVMGYGTSLNAWRMTDSPPDGSGAIESIEASIADAGLEPGDIDYVVAHGTSTPGNDLSETTAIKKVFGDAAERLVISSPKSMTGHLTAASAALSLLTAIGAINHGVVPPTINQETPDRRLGLDFVPNTARRREVRHALVNAFAFGGTNVGLVVGRYEEAR, encoded by the coding sequence ATGAGCCGCAGGGTGGTCGTCACCGGCGTGGGCGCCGTCACGCCGCTGGGCAACGACGCGCCGAGCACCTGGCGGGGACTGGTCGAGGGGCGCAGCGGGGTGGGCCGGCTGACCACGATCGACACCACCGGCTTCGATGTGACGATCGCCGGTGAGGTCAAGGGGTTCCGGCTGCAGGACGCGGTGCCCGGCTCGGTGGGGCTGCGTCATCTGCTGCGGCCGGGCACCTTCGGTGTGGGCGCGGCGTGGGAGGCGCTGCGCGACGCGGGGGTGGATCAGGACACCTACGACGGCGCGGACATGGGTGTGGCCATGGGCGCGTGTGTGGACCGGCCGGATCTGCAGTGGCTGGTGGACGTCGGGGCGCTGCGCGACCGCACGGGCCGGGCCGACGCGTTCTCGGCGTACGCGCCGTCGGACGCGCTGGCCTACAGCCAGAACATCGCCTCGGCGGCGATGGCGCGGATGGTGGACGCGACCGGTCCGATGCTGGGTGTGTCCACCGCCTGCTCGGCGTCCGGGCACGCGGTCGGGGAGGCGTTCCGCACGCTGCAGGAGGGTGATGCCACGCTCATGCTCGCGGGTGGCTACGACTCGCTGACGACCTGGCTGGACGTGCTGTGCTTCGGTCTGCTGGGGGCGCTGACGAAGGAGTACAACGACGATCCGCAGCGGGCCAGCCGTCCCTTCGACGACAAGCGCTCCGGGTTCGTCCTGGGCGAGGGCGGGGTCGTGCTCGTGCTGGAGGAGCTGGAGGCGGCCCGCGCCCGCGGGGCGCGGATCCTCGCCGAGGTCATGGGGTACGGCACCAGTCTGAACGCGTGGCGGATGACGGACTCGCCGCCGGACGGCAGCGGTGCCATCGAGTCCATCGAGGCGTCGATCGCGGACGCCGGCCTGGAGCCGGGTGACATCGACTACGTGGTGGCGCACGGCACCAGCACTCCGGGCAACGACCTGTCGGAGACCACGGCGATCAAGAAGGTGTTCGGTGATGCCGCCGAGCGGCTGGTGATCAGTTCGCCGAAGTCGATGACCGGTCATCTCACGGCGGCGTCCGCGGCGCTGAGCCTGCTCACCGCGATCGGGGCGATCAACCACGGTGTGGTGCCGCCGACCATCAACCAGGAGACGCCCGACCGGCGGCTGGGTCTCGACTTCGTGCCGAACACGGCGCGCCGGCGCGAGGTGCGTCACGCCCTCGTCAACGCGTTCGCTTTCGGCGGCACCAACGTCGGGCTGGTCGTGGGCCGTTACGAGGAGGCGCGATGA
- the acpS gene encoding holo-ACP synthase gives MPPSPRPLRERGAGRSPDGSAPPPLRVRTGMDLAEVSRVEELMDSQPELRERVFTARELAYCYRRKRAGEHLAGRWAAKEAVLKSLGTGMGAGMEWTDIEVVNDRAGRPRVRLYGEVDRVARSLGMHYIDLSLSHSAGLAVAHAVMVCQPAAQPAVPAPTTYTTEGDERHEA, from the coding sequence GTGCCGCCCTCGCCGCGGCCGCTGCGTGAGCGGGGCGCGGGGCGGTCACCGGACGGCTCCGCCCCGCCGCCGCTGCGGGTGCGGACCGGCATGGACCTGGCCGAGGTGTCCCGGGTCGAGGAGCTGATGGACTCCCAGCCCGAGCTGCGCGAGCGGGTGTTCACCGCTCGTGAGCTGGCCTACTGCTACCGGCGCAAGCGGGCCGGTGAGCATCTGGCCGGCCGCTGGGCGGCCAAGGAGGCCGTGCTCAAGAGCCTGGGGACCGGGATGGGCGCGGGCATGGAGTGGACGGACATCGAGGTCGTCAACGACCGCGCCGGACGTCCCCGGGTGCGGCTGTACGGCGAGGTGGACCGGGTCGCGCGGTCTCTCGGGATGCACTACATCGACCTGTCTTTGAGTCACAGTGCCGGTCTCGCCGTCGCCCACGCCGTCATGGTGTGCCAGCCCGCCGCGCAGCCCGCCGTACCCGCCCCCACCACCTACACGACAGAAGGAGACGAACGGCATGAGGCCTGA
- a CDS encoding phosphopantetheine-binding protein — MSYDGKDFGTIVQEAVADALGIDIEEAVPEATLLGDLDAESIDLLDVLFRIEKAADVKIKVSDIAELLQGGIPDEEFADENDIINEVGLAQLKRSLPQIDVQELAGKLTADDVLSLFTVQNLTDLVTERAALAAAAA; from the coding sequence ATGTCGTACGACGGTAAAGACTTCGGCACCATCGTCCAGGAGGCGGTCGCGGACGCGCTCGGCATCGACATCGAGGAGGCCGTGCCCGAGGCGACGCTGCTGGGCGATCTGGACGCGGAGTCGATCGACCTGCTCGACGTCCTGTTCCGCATCGAGAAGGCGGCGGACGTGAAGATCAAGGTGTCGGACATCGCGGAGCTGCTCCAGGGCGGGATACCCGACGAGGAGTTCGCCGACGAGAACGACATCATCAACGAGGTCGGCCTGGCGCAGCTGAAGCGGTCGCTGCCGCAGATCGACGTGCAGGAGCTGGCCGGCAAGCTCACGGCGGACGATGTGCTGTCCCTGTTTACCGTGCAGAACCTGACCGACCTGGTGACCGAGCGTGCCGCCCTCGCCGCGGCCGCTGCGTGA
- the fabD gene encoding ACP S-malonyltransferase: protein MTGWTGSGSGGTTTGCLAMFPGQGSQRAGMARHLLDAHAPARGVFARADEILGLPLSRICVSGTAGELARTEITQPAIVTTSLAVWEVLRSAGYRPAAAAGHSLGEFAALVAAGVLSLESALQLVRLRGRLMGEVAREVPGAMAAVLGLAAQEVAAVCDSAQALGLGLVQVANYNEPLQTVVSGHADAVEVAGKAALAAGADQVVTLDVGAPFHCSLMSAVEEEFTEALAAHRFADPVLPVISSVTGGYVTTGEEARRLLRRQLTGPVRWVQVLRTAARHPVDAYTEIGPGRVLSGLARRTLGEVGTRSTGDPRRLAALLGELAPRQRPEPVAS from the coding sequence ATGACCGGTTGGACCGGGTCTGGCAGCGGTGGTACGACGACCGGCTGTCTGGCCATGTTTCCCGGGCAGGGATCGCAGCGGGCGGGCATGGCCCGGCACCTGCTGGACGCCCACGCCCCGGCGCGGGGGGTGTTCGCGCGGGCCGACGAGATCCTGGGCCTGCCGCTGTCGCGGATCTGTGTGAGCGGTACCGCCGGGGAGCTCGCCCGCACCGAGATCACCCAGCCCGCGATCGTCACCACCAGTCTCGCCGTGTGGGAGGTGCTGCGGTCGGCCGGCTACCGGCCGGCGGCGGCCGCGGGCCACAGTCTGGGTGAGTTCGCGGCGCTGGTGGCCGCCGGCGTGCTGTCCCTGGAGTCGGCGCTCCAGCTGGTGCGGCTGCGCGGCCGGCTGATGGGTGAGGTGGCGCGCGAGGTGCCCGGCGCGATGGCGGCCGTGCTCGGTCTCGCCGCGCAGGAGGTGGCGGCCGTCTGCGACAGCGCCCAGGCCCTGGGGCTGGGGCTGGTGCAGGTCGCCAACTACAACGAGCCGCTGCAGACGGTCGTCTCGGGTCACGCGGACGCTGTCGAGGTGGCCGGCAAGGCGGCGCTGGCCGCCGGCGCCGACCAGGTGGTGACGCTGGACGTGGGGGCGCCGTTCCACTGCTCGCTGATGTCGGCGGTGGAGGAGGAGTTCACCGAGGCGCTCGCCGCCCACCGGTTCGCCGATCCCGTCCTGCCGGTGATCAGTTCGGTCACCGGCGGCTATGTCACCACCGGTGAGGAGGCGCGGCGGCTGTTGCGGCGTCAGCTCACCGGGCCGGTGCGCTGGGTTCAGGTGCTGCGCACGGCCGCCCGGCATCCGGTGGACGCCTACACCGAGATCGGGCCCGGCCGGGTGCTCAGCGGGCTGGCCCGCCGCACGCTCGGGGAGGTCGGCACCCGCTCCACCGGAGACCCGCGCCGGCTCGCGGCGCTGCTGGGCGAATTGGCGCCGCGGCAGCGGCCGGAGCCGGTGGCGTCCTGA
- a CDS encoding acyl-CoA carboxylase subunit epsilon, with translation MSAIGAAVLRVVRGDPTPEELAGLLAVFAALRAVGEAQPDAAPPAGRRGWGRPGGWQRLEPAVAPDAAGWQRSGARTDERTG, from the coding sequence GTGAGCGCGATTGGGGCCGCGGTGCTCAGGGTGGTGCGGGGAGATCCCACACCGGAGGAACTCGCCGGGCTGCTGGCCGTGTTCGCCGCGCTGCGCGCCGTGGGTGAGGCGCAGCCCGACGCGGCGCCGCCGGCCGGGCGGCGCGGCTGGGGGCGGCCGGGCGGCTGGCAGCGCCTGGAGCCCGCCGTCGCACCGGACGCGGCCGGCTGGCAGCGCTCCGGCGCACGAACCGACGAGAGGACGGGCTGA
- a CDS encoding acyl-CoA carboxylase subunit beta, translating to MAELASELTTRRAQAHFGHDPDAETRHLSKGKLLARQRIEMLLDPGTFTELGLFAEHRAVGFGMEDSHPEGDGVITGWGEVDGRTVFVFAHDARVRGGALGATFAAKIHQLLDFADSVGAPVIGLNDGGGARIQEGIDALAGFGKLFARNVRASGVVPQISVVLGSCAGGAVYSPALTDFTFMVEGMANMFITGPDVVQAVTGEKVTQEELGGAYTHGTRTGVASFVAADEESCFEGVRELLSYLPSNNAETAPYSRPLDDPNRRCEELLRLVPVDDRTPYDIRTVIDHIVDDGDYLEIQEGWAPNIVCVLARLDGHPVGIVGNQPAAMAGVLDIDSSEKAARFVRTCDAFNIPLVTLVDVPGFMPGTDQEHNAIIRRGAKLLYAYCEATVPRVQVILRKAFGGAYIVMDSKSIGSDLSFAWPSNQTAVMGADGAANIIFRRQLRAAAEPEKLRRELIAEYTEQLMNPFVAAQRGHVDDVIDPADTRRVLIRSLEMLRTKRARQPVRKHGNEPL from the coding sequence ATGGCCGAACTGGCCAGCGAGCTCACCACCCGCAGGGCGCAGGCCCACTTCGGGCACGACCCGGACGCCGAGACCCGTCACCTCTCCAAGGGCAAGCTGCTGGCCCGCCAGCGCATCGAGATGCTGCTCGACCCGGGCACGTTCACCGAGCTGGGGCTGTTCGCCGAGCACCGTGCGGTGGGCTTCGGCATGGAGGACTCGCATCCCGAGGGCGACGGTGTGATCACGGGCTGGGGTGAGGTCGACGGCCGTACGGTCTTCGTCTTCGCGCATGACGCCCGGGTGCGCGGCGGGGCGCTCGGTGCGACGTTCGCCGCGAAGATCCACCAGCTGCTCGACTTCGCCGACTCCGTCGGTGCCCCGGTCATCGGTCTCAACGACGGCGGCGGCGCCCGGATCCAGGAGGGCATCGACGCGCTGGCCGGGTTCGGCAAGCTGTTCGCGCGTAACGTGCGGGCCTCGGGTGTGGTGCCGCAGATCAGTGTCGTGCTCGGCTCGTGCGCGGGCGGCGCCGTCTACTCGCCGGCGCTGACCGACTTCACGTTCATGGTCGAGGGCATGGCCAACATGTTCATCACCGGGCCGGACGTGGTGCAGGCGGTGACCGGCGAGAAGGTCACGCAGGAGGAGCTGGGCGGCGCGTACACGCACGGCACCCGTACCGGGGTGGCGAGTTTCGTGGCCGCGGACGAGGAGTCCTGCTTCGAGGGCGTGCGCGAGCTGCTGTCGTATCTGCCGTCGAACAACGCCGAGACGGCGCCGTACAGCAGGCCGCTGGACGATCCAAACCGGCGGTGCGAGGAGCTGCTGCGGCTGGTGCCGGTCGACGACCGCACACCGTACGACATCAGGACGGTCATCGACCACATCGTCGACGACGGCGACTACCTGGAGATCCAGGAGGGGTGGGCGCCCAACATCGTGTGTGTGCTGGCCCGGCTGGACGGTCATCCGGTGGGCATCGTGGGCAACCAGCCCGCCGCGATGGCGGGGGTGCTGGACATCGACTCCTCGGAGAAGGCCGCCCGGTTCGTGCGCACCTGCGACGCGTTCAACATTCCGCTGGTGACGCTGGTGGACGTGCCGGGGTTCATGCCCGGCACCGACCAGGAGCACAACGCGATCATCCGGCGCGGCGCGAAGCTGCTGTACGCCTACTGTGAGGCGACCGTGCCGCGGGTGCAGGTCATCCTGCGCAAGGCGTTCGGCGGCGCGTACATCGTGATGGACTCCAAGTCGATCGGCTCGGACCTGTCGTTCGCCTGGCCGTCCAACCAGACGGCCGTGATGGGCGCGGACGGGGCGGCCAACATCATCTTCCGCAGGCAGCTGCGGGCGGCGGCGGAGCCGGAGAAGCTGCGCCGGGAGCTGATCGCCGAGTACACCGAGCAGCTGATGAATCCCTTCGTGGCCGCGCAGCGCGGGCACGTCGACGACGTGATCGATCCGGCGGACACGCGGCGGGTGCTGATCAGGTCGCTGGAGATGCTGCGCACCAAGCGGGCCCGGCAGCCCGTGCGCAAGCACGGGAACGAGCCGCTGTGA
- a CDS encoding AfsR/SARP family transcriptional regulator: MELRILGSIELWTGNALADLGPARQRSILGVLLVDPERPVPLESLVDRVWGDRPPAGVRNVVHTYITRLRRALARASAGPGEPIGLVRTPAGYRISADPGSVDLVRFRRLLKSAQREGLGDQERSALLQQALHMWRGDALGGMQSDWAARLRETLRQLHHEALSQWADAEIRLERPGAVLAELRAALLTDPLSEQLCERLMLALYLEGRSVDALEYYQSMRRLIAKELGTDPSRRLQRLYETILRGEEADPAPPPERGGGEPHGAVTHGVGTFQVTAPARSAAPAVQVPPVPQMLPLDLPDFTGRAREMEVVQRSLTQPTGAQPPAVVLVGGGGVGKTALAVRLGHRLRSAFPDGQLYAALRGSGARPADPHAVLGRLLRVLGTDPDRLPADPDERAEVYRLALAGRQLLLTLDDAVDDAQVQPLLPGSADTAVLITSRGRLSTPLGARVLQLPDLPHSHSVRLLARMLGAERVSREPAAAAAIARYCGGLPLALRAAAVRLNTRPHWSLSRYAERLSDEGRRLDELAHSSLSVRASFAVSYNALPEDAREALRCLAHLPAAEFDAHLACPVLGKDFATVEDACEQLVEAHFLSVAAPAVGDLPTRYRLDGLQRAFAQELGSDRAGALGDAVQLSS, encoded by the coding sequence ATGGAGCTCCGGATATTAGGATCGATAGAACTCTGGACAGGCAACGCCCTGGCCGATCTCGGCCCCGCGCGGCAACGCAGCATCCTCGGTGTCCTGCTGGTCGATCCGGAACGTCCGGTGCCGTTGGAGTCCCTCGTCGACCGTGTGTGGGGGGACCGGCCGCCCGCGGGGGTCCGCAATGTCGTGCACACCTACATCACGCGACTGCGGCGGGCGCTGGCCCGGGCGTCGGCGGGGCCGGGTGAGCCGATCGGGCTGGTGCGCACGCCCGCCGGTTACCGGATTTCGGCCGATCCGGGGTCGGTGGACCTGGTGCGGTTTCGCCGGCTGCTCAAGAGCGCGCAGCGTGAGGGGCTGGGTGACCAGGAGCGCAGCGCGCTGCTGCAGCAGGCGTTGCACATGTGGCGGGGGGACGCGCTCGGCGGTATGCAGAGCGACTGGGCGGCGCGGCTGCGGGAGACGCTGCGGCAGCTGCACCATGAGGCGCTCAGTCAGTGGGCGGACGCCGAGATCCGGCTGGAGCGTCCCGGTGCCGTCCTCGCGGAGCTGCGGGCGGCGCTGCTGACCGATCCGCTCTCCGAGCAGCTGTGTGAGCGTTTGATGCTCGCGCTGTATCTGGAGGGGCGCAGCGTCGACGCGCTGGAGTACTACCAGTCGATGCGCCGGCTGATCGCCAAGGAGCTGGGCACGGATCCGTCGCGGCGGCTTCAGCGGCTGTACGAAACGATTTTGCGCGGTGAGGAGGCCGATCCCGCGCCGCCGCCGGAGCGCGGGGGCGGCGAGCCGCACGGGGCGGTCACGCACGGCGTGGGCACGTTCCAGGTCACGGCTCCCGCCCGGTCCGCTGCGCCCGCCGTGCAGGTTCCGCCAGTTCCGCAGATGCTGCCGCTGGACCTGCCGGACTTCACGGGGCGGGCGCGGGAGATGGAGGTGGTGCAGCGGTCGCTGACGCAGCCCACTGGTGCGCAGCCGCCCGCGGTGGTGCTGGTCGGCGGTGGCGGTGTCGGCAAGACCGCGCTGGCCGTGCGGCTGGGGCACCGGCTGCGGTCGGCCTTCCCCGACGGGCAGCTGTACGCGGCGCTGCGCGGCAGCGGTGCCCGGCCGGCGGATCCGCACGCGGTGCTGGGCCGGCTGCTGCGGGTGCTGGGGACGGATCCCGACCGGCTGCCGGCCGATCCGGACGAGCGGGCCGAGGTGTACCGGCTCGCGCTGGCGGGGCGTCAGCTGCTGCTCACGCTCGACGACGCGGTCGACGACGCGCAGGTGCAGCCGCTGCTGCCGGGCAGTGCGGACACCGCGGTGCTGATCACGAGCCGGGGGCGGCTCAGTACGCCGCTGGGTGCGCGGGTGCTGCAGCTGCCGGATCTGCCGCACAGTCACAGTGTGCGGCTGCTGGCCCGGATGCTGGGTGCGGAGCGGGTCAGCCGGGAGCCGGCCGCGGCGGCCGCGATCGCGCGGTACTGCGGTGGGCTGCCGCTGGCCCTGCGGGCCGCGGCGGTGCGGCTGAACACCCGTCCGCACTGGTCGCTGAGCCGGTACGCGGAGCGGCTGAGCGACGAGGGGCGGCGGCTGGACGAGCTGGCGCACAGCTCGCTGAGTGTGCGGGCCAGTTTCGCGGTGTCGTACAACGCGCTGCCCGAGGACGCCCGTGAGGCGCTGCGGTGCCTGGCGCATCTGCCGGCGGCCGAGTTCGACGCCCATCTGGCCTGTCCGGTGCTGGGCAAGGACTTCGCGACCGTGGAGGACGCCTGCGAGCAGCTGGTGGAGGCGCATTTCCTGAGCGTGGCCGCGCCCGCGGTGGGTGATCTTCCCACGCGTTACCGCCTGGACGGGCTGCAGCGCGCTTTCGCGCAGGAGCTGGGTTCGGACCGGGCGGGCGCGCTCGGTGACGCGGTGCAGCTGTCGTCGTGA
- a CDS encoding peptidase inhibitor family I36 protein, whose product MKKPALLAAALLLAAGSPLATTATASAADCPSGHFCAWEHSDYQGQRANWSGDDGWWEGHIADADSSWANHGIEGPGVPAFVQVYEDAWQGGDMTICLAPGQEVHWNGVANDRGDSHRWAMGC is encoded by the coding sequence ATGAAGAAGCCCGCCCTCCTGGCCGCCGCGCTGCTGCTGGCCGCCGGCTCTCCGCTGGCCACCACCGCCACGGCCTCGGCCGCCGACTGCCCCAGCGGCCATTTCTGCGCCTGGGAGCACTCCGACTATCAGGGCCAGCGGGCGAACTGGTCCGGTGACGACGGCTGGTGGGAGGGCCACATCGCCGACGCCGACTCCTCCTGGGCCAACCACGGCATCGAGGGCCCGGGTGTCCCCGCCTTCGTCCAGGTCTACGAAGACGCCTGGCAGGGCGGTGACATGACCATCTGTCTCGCCCCCGGTCAGGAGGTCCACTGGAACGGTGTCGCCAACGACCGCGGTGACTCCCACCGGTGGGCCATGGGCTGCTGA
- a CDS encoding beta-lactamase family protein: MRDGARTVHARAGEAQWRTGRPVPRGARFRVGSVTKAFVATVVLQLVAEGRLSLDDTVEGLLPGVVRGNGNDGRLITVRNLLQHTSGLHDYGPEEDTGSTAADFERTRFDHWEPEQLVAGALRHRPDFPPAPADDREPDWNYSSTGYVLAGMIIEKVTGRTWAEEVGDRVVRPLGLTGTYALGDDPYLKPPYARTYHLFPGSDSWTDITARNPSQVDAAAALVSTERDVDRFFAALLGGRLLPPAQLSQMRQPLTRGGGTWGHGGDLEGFTVRTALTADGRRSVVVAASGTGGGAAARRRAGRPRARGPRAVRPHGMTPP, translated from the coding sequence GTGCGCGACGGCGCCCGCACGGTGCACGCCCGAGCGGGCGAGGCGCAGTGGCGCACCGGCCGGCCCGTGCCGCGCGGGGCGCGGTTCAGGGTCGGCAGCGTCACCAAGGCGTTCGTGGCCACCGTGGTGCTGCAACTCGTCGCCGAGGGGCGCCTGTCGCTGGACGACACCGTCGAGGGCCTGCTGCCGGGGGTGGTGCGCGGCAACGGCAACGACGGCCGCCTCATCACCGTCAGGAACCTGCTGCAGCACACCAGCGGCCTGCACGACTACGGCCCCGAGGAGGACACCGGGAGCACCGCGGCCGACTTCGAGCGCACGAGGTTCGACCACTGGGAGCCCGAGCAGCTGGTCGCCGGCGCGCTGCGCCACCGGCCGGACTTCCCGCCCGCGCCGGCCGATGACCGCGAGCCCGACTGGAACTATTCCAGCACCGGCTACGTCCTCGCCGGGATGATCATCGAGAAGGTCACCGGGCGGACCTGGGCCGAGGAGGTAGGCGACCGCGTCGTCCGCCCGCTCGGCCTGACCGGCACCTACGCCCTCGGCGACGACCCGTACCTGAAGCCGCCGTACGCCCGCACCTACCACCTGTTCCCCGGCTCGGACAGCTGGACGGACATCACGGCCAGGAACCCCTCGCAGGTGGACGCGGCCGCTGCCCTGGTCAGCACCGAGCGCGACGTGGACCGTTTCTTCGCCGCCCTGCTCGGCGGGCGCCTGCTGCCTCCCGCCCAGCTCTCGCAGATGCGGCAGCCGCTGACCCGCGGCGGCGGCACCTGGGGCCACGGAGGCGACCTGGAGGGGTTCACGGTGCGCACCGCTCTCACCGCGGACGGGCGCCGCTCGGTCGTCGTCGCCGCCAGCGGCACCGGCGGCGGAGCGGCTGCTCGCCGCCGAGCGGGCCGTCCGCGGGCTCGTGGACCGCGTGCTGTGCGCCCGCACGGGATGACACCGCCGTGA
- a CDS encoding HEAT repeat domain-containing protein, with translation MAEHQIAYFLRELHGAADPARRAAAAKGLGRTGRPEHAAVLVRAAGDPEPAVRAAAAAGLARLAGGEGSPRVRGAAAEALPALLADGDPQVRRRTSLAALRLGLDGPRITDVFARLLTDPDRHVRINALTALHATGVPGDAAAVAGLLGDPDPIVRGLARALLYRFADDPAVAAQVLRTAREGEGAARVEAMAMVPARRTGALLDCLLTGLRDPSARVRTAVAARLASVESATARDALAAALDDEPDPHTAAVLLRGAARRGDPRAAAAALRWLTDPVAGPAAAHALGRLDPPTAAERLRSALDDGTLPAPVRAAAAVAVAEGGGWDAVWLLLPLLDEEEPALRTGALDALGVLVERGLRLWERHTVAWALTAHLESGQDTWPTRNALRGLGQALPGLRRLADRAPGGQVRAAALSLLDTDGDTAPQDLRRFVTGLDDPDEAVRYQAATALHAWMEATGELPPDSGPAHEHLARLATTDTSPRTRHAATEALTTLTALTTVTIRETPPCG, from the coding sequence ATGGCGGAGCATCAGATCGCGTACTTCCTGCGGGAACTGCACGGCGCGGCGGACCCGGCCAGACGCGCGGCGGCGGCCAAAGGCCTGGGCCGCACCGGCCGCCCGGAGCACGCCGCCGTCCTCGTCCGGGCGGCCGGCGACCCGGAACCCGCGGTACGGGCGGCGGCCGCCGCGGGACTGGCCCGGCTGGCGGGCGGCGAGGGCTCGCCGCGGGTGCGAGGGGCCGCCGCCGAGGCACTGCCGGCGCTGCTGGCGGACGGCGACCCGCAGGTGCGGCGCCGCACGTCGCTGGCCGCGCTGCGCCTCGGCCTCGACGGACCCCGGATCACGGACGTGTTCGCGCGGCTGCTGACCGACCCCGACCGGCACGTGCGGATCAACGCCCTGACCGCCCTGCACGCCACGGGCGTCCCCGGCGACGCGGCGGCCGTGGCCGGCCTGCTGGGCGACCCGGACCCCATTGTCCGCGGCCTTGCCCGCGCCCTGCTGTACCGGTTCGCCGACGACCCGGCCGTGGCGGCGCAGGTGCTGCGCACCGCCAGGGAAGGCGAGGGCGCCGCCCGCGTCGAGGCCATGGCCATGGTGCCCGCCCGCCGCACCGGGGCCCTGCTCGACTGTCTGCTCACCGGGCTGCGGGATCCCTCGGCGCGGGTGCGGACCGCGGTGGCCGCCCGCCTGGCGAGCGTGGAATCCGCCACCGCCCGCGACGCGCTGGCCGCGGCCCTGGACGACGAACCCGACCCGCACACCGCGGCGGTCCTGCTGCGCGGCGCCGCCCGGCGCGGCGATCCGCGCGCGGCCGCTGCCGCGCTGCGCTGGCTGACCGACCCCGTGGCCGGACCGGCTGCCGCACACGCCCTGGGCCGCCTGGACCCCCCGACAGCGGCCGAGCGGCTGCGGTCGGCGCTGGACGACGGCACCCTGCCCGCCCCGGTCCGGGCGGCCGCCGCCGTGGCCGTGGCGGAGGGCGGCGGCTGGGACGCCGTATGGCTGCTGCTGCCGCTCCTCGACGAGGAGGAACCGGCGCTGCGCACCGGGGCGCTCGACGCCCTGGGCGTCCTGGTGGAGCGCGGCCTGCGGCTGTGGGAGCGCCACACGGTGGCCTGGGCCCTGACCGCGCACCTGGAGTCCGGGCAGGACACCTGGCCCACCCGCAACGCGCTCCGCGGCCTCGGCCAGGCGCTGCCCGGCCTGCGCCGGCTGGCCGACAGGGCACCCGGCGGGCAGGTGCGGGCCGCCGCGCTGTCGCTCCTGGACACCGACGGCGACACCGCCCCGCAGGACCTGCGGCGCTTCGTCACGGGCCTGGACGACCCGGACGAGGCCGTCCGCTACCAGGCGGCGACCGCCCTGCACGCCTGGATGGAAGCCACCGGCGAGCTCCCCCCGGACAGCGGCCCCGCCCACGAGCACCTGGCCCGGCTCGCCACCACCGACACCTCCCCACGCACACGGCACGCCGCCACCGAAGCCCTCACCACCCTCACCGCTCTCACCACTGTCACCATCCGCGAGACCCCGCCCTGCGGCTGA